Genomic segment of Sulfurospirillum tamanense:
GCTAAAAAACAAAGAGGTGGATGTTGTCATGGTCCATGCCCCAAAGGCTGAAAAACAAGCTGTTGCTGAAGGCTGGGCAAGCGATAGAACGCTGATTGGCTCCAATGAGTTTTATATTGCAGGCCCCAAAAACGACCCAGCAGGCATTGCTAAAGCCAAAAGTGCTCATGAGGCGTACGCGCTCATCGCCAAAGCCAAAGCACTGTTTTATACCCGCGCAGATAACTCTGGGACCCATAAAAAAGAGCTAGATATTTGGAAGAAGGCCTCTGTTGAG
This window contains:
- a CDS encoding substrate-binding domain-containing protein, giving the protein MKSMIRAIMLVSILFYGAWAVECAERYGVGGVELTLATGSPGELGLVKVLAEAFSEKHNASLCWVKAGSGKSLSLLKNKEVDVVMVHAPKAEKQAVAEGWASDRTLIGSNEFYIAGPKNDPAGIAKAKSAHEAYALIAKAKALFYTRADNSGTHKKELDIWKKASVE